The Coregonus clupeaformis isolate EN_2021a chromosome 3, ASM2061545v1, whole genome shotgun sequence genome includes a region encoding these proteins:
- the LOC121546202 gene encoding uncharacterized protein LOC121546202: MSDYKTVVQRPMSDPFHPGENVTLQCTVLSETCTAEHSVYWFRAGSGESHPGVIYTPGNRSDECEKSPETPSPTKSCVYNLSKNNLSLSDSGTYYCAVATCGEILFGNGTKLDMATIKKWNKSEKALVVVVVGLAVALVLCGIGIIFLACNRSKEQVCENCKAVGTCPGGRHDGLRGEQAQDGVTLNYGALNFSERKTKRGRKKRETPQESVYSDVRFSERE; this comes from the exons ATGTCTGATTACAAGACCGTGGTACAGCGGCCAATGTCTGACCCATTCCACCCAGGAGAAAATGTGACTCTGCAGTGTACAGTGCTCTCTGAGACCTGTACAGCAGAGCACAGTGTGTACTGGTTCAGAGCAGGATCAGGAGAATCCCATCCAGGAGTCATTTACACCCCTGGGAACAGGAGTGATGAGTGTGAGAAGAGCCCTGAGACTCCCTCTCCTACAAAGAGCTGTGTCTACAACCTCTCCAAGAACAACCTCAGTCTCTCTGATTCTGGGActtactactgtgctgtggccaCATGTGGGGAGATCCTGTTTGGCAATGGAACAAAATTGGACATGGCCACTATCAAGAAATGGAACAAGTCAG AAAAGGCTCTGGTAGTGGTTGTTGTAGGTTTGGCAGTGGCGTTGGTGTTGTGTGGGATTGGGATCATCTTCCTTGCCTGCAACAGAAGTAAAGAGCAAGTCTGTGAAAATTGCAAAG CAGTAGGTACCTGTCCAGGAGGCAGACATGACGGATTAAGGGGAGAACAG GCTCAAGATGGAGTTACGTTGAATTATGGTGCATTGAATTTCTCTGAGAGGAAAACTAAAAGaggaagaaagaagagagagacaccacaggaGAGTGTGTACTCTGATGTCAGGTTCTCAGAACGGGAGTGA
- the LOC121546199 gene encoding integrin alpha-6-like, with amino-acid sequence MTIQWWGLLLDLWFLLACLPFHISAFNLDTDTKHVLRKNGEPGSLFGFSLALHQQLNPVNKKLLLVGAPRAKSLTKADVTGGIYQCELTTDSKSCERVKLDNNEFLKSQRPVDGCTSDKPRPWSKRYDSIRYMVCTY; translated from the exons ATGACAATTCAATGGTGGGGCCTTCTACTTGACCTGTGGTTTCTTTTGGCCTGCCTACCATTTCACATCTCAGCTTTCAACCTGGACACGGACACAAAGCATGTTCTGAGGAAAAATGGTGAACCAGGAAGCCTGTTTGGATTCTCCCTGGCACTGCACCAACAATTGAATCCTGTCAATAAGAAACT ATTGCTGGTTGGAGCGCCACGTGCCAAGTCATTGACCAAAGCTGATGTTACTGGAGGCATCTACCAGTGTGAGCTCACCACTGATTCTAAGAGCTGTGAGCGTGTCAAGCTCGACAACAATG AGTTTCTTAAAAGTCAAAGACCAGTGGATGGGTGTACGAGTGACAAGCCAAGGCCCTGGTCAAAGCGTTATG acagcatcagatacatggtctgcACATACTGA